CATTGGCGCAAACATTGTGGTCAGTTATGGCAATAAGGTTCACGCCGTTTGCCGCCGCTTGCCGCACTATATGGCGCGGCGTCATTTCCACGGCGGCGCAGGGGGACAAAAGGGTGTGTATGTGCAGGTCGGCCACCCATTTAAACATTCCTGGCCGCGCCCCTTAGCCCTTCGGCGTAAAGCCTGCCCGCGACCTCAAACACCGGCGCCGCCGTGGCCAAGATGGTAATGTCGTTCTCCCGGGCCTTTTTCAGCGTCTCTTCCTCTACGGCCGCCCCGCCGGCCACGATAACCGCGCCAAGCGACAAGAGCGAAGCTACGGCGGCGACGTTTTGATGCCCCTGCATCGTTATCCACACGGCGCCCGGCGACGCCTGCCCCATGACGTTGCTCAAAAGGTCGGACACATAACAGTTGTCCGCCTCCCGCTCCAGTCCGCCGGCGTCGGTTTTTATCTCCAGCCCAAGTTTTTCGATCAATTCGCCGATTTTCATTTTTAACCTACTCCTCGGTTCCAGTCTCGCCACGCGCGTTTTTTGGCGGCTTGCTCATTTCTTCCTCCAGCGCGTTCACCACCTGGCGCAATTTGAACACGCAGTCGGTTTCGGCGGCCAGCCCTTGCACTATGTCCTCCGCCAGGCTGGCGCAGGTGGGCGAGCCGCAAGCGCCGCAGTCAATCCCCGGCAGCTCGGCCAGTATTTGCTTTATCTGCCCAACTTTTTTCATGGCGATGACTATGTTGTCGTCAAGTTTCATGATCGGCCGCGGCTGGATAGTTTTATGCCGAAAAGCAGAATTTCCCTGCGCGATTTCCCGGCCGCCCAATATGGTTTGCCGCCGCCCGGCCGGTTCACGGTCGCGCAGCCGCCGCACCCTTAGTTTCAGGTTTTTCTCGGCGACAAACCTGTTCTCCGGCAAAAGCGCGCCGCCGATGCACCCGCCCGGGCAAGCCAGGCATTCCACATAATCCACGTCGTCCATTTTGTTCATCTCAATCTGCTCCAGGACGTCGGCGACTTCCTTCACGCCGTGGACAATCAGCGAATTTACCAAACCGGTCGCCCTGATCTCGCCCCCGGCGTAGCCCCAGCCTATGCCATAGGAACTGGCGCGGGCCTTTGCTATGTCGCTTTCCGATATGGCGCCGATGATTTTCTTCATTTCGCCGTAAAAAGAAGATATGCCGATTGCGCCGCTAAGGTCGGTCGCGGTAACGTCGACCGGCTGGCGGATGTTGGTGGCTTTCGCCGGGCAAGGGGTCAAAAACCAAACGCCGATCGTCTCCGCGGCCAGCCCGGTCGCGCGCGTAAATTCCCGGCGCGCTTCGGTCGCCGCCACCTCCACCGGCGGCAATATGGGTATGATGTGCCCGATGAGCGAAGGGAACCTCACTTGGATCAGCCGGATGATCGCCGGGCAGGCGGAAGAAATCATCGGGGTTTTCAAGCCGGCCCTTCTTTTCATATAAGACTCGATTTCAAGGGTAACGCATTCCGCCGCCAAGGCCACTTCGTAAACGGCGTCAAACCCCAGCCGGTGCAGCGCGGCGAATATCTTCTCGCGCGAAACCGCGGGCGCAAATTGCGAATAAAGGGCCGGCGCCGGCAGGGCGACGTTAAAATTGAACTTGCCGACGTCGGCAAGCGTATCCGTGTCCGCCCGCTTGGCGTGGTGGGGGCAGCGCCTGATACATTCCCCGCAGTCTATGCAGCGCGACTGAATGATCCGCGCCTTGCCGCCCCGGATGCGTATGGCTTCCGTCGGGCAAAACTTTATGCAGGTTACGCAGCCCCTGCATTGCTCTTTGTCAAATTTCACGGAATGGAAATAATTGTCTTGCACCTCGGCCTCA
The sequence above is a segment of the Acidaminococcales bacterium genome. Coding sequences within it:
- a CDS encoding serine kinase, producing MKIGELIEKLGLEIKTDAGGLEREADNCYVSDLLSNVMGQASPGAVWITMQGHQNVAAVASLLSLGAVIVAGGAAVEEETLKKARENDITILATAAPVFEVAGRLYAEGLRGAARNV
- a CDS encoding 4Fe-4S dicluster domain-containing protein, encoding MQDNYFHSVKFDKEQCRGCVTCIKFCPTEAIRIRGGKARIIQSRCIDCGECIRRCPHHAKRADTDTLADVGKFNFNVALPAPALYSQFAPAVSREKIFAALHRLGFDAVYEVALAAECVTLEIESYMKRRAGLKTPMISSACPAIIRLIQVRFPSLIGHIIPILPPVEVAATEARREFTRATGLAAETIGVWFLTPCPAKATNIRQPVDVTATDLSGAIGISSFYGEMKKIIGAISESDIAKARASSYGIGWGYAGGEIRATGLVNSLIVHGVKEVADVLEQIEMNKMDDVDYVECLACPGGCIGGALLPENRFVAEKNLKLRVRRLRDREPAGRRQTILGGREIAQGNSAFRHKTIQPRPIMKLDDNIVIAMKKVGQIKQILAELPGIDCGACGSPTCASLAEDIVQGLAAETDCVFKLRQVVNALEEEMSKPPKNARGETGTEE